The genomic region GCGACCGGATCGAGCGGGCGGCGATCAGCGATTTCGCCACCTTCCTGGGTCATCGCGTCGGCCGACGGTTCGCGGACTACCCGGAGCTCTGGGAGTACTCCACCACCGATCTCGAGGGCTTCTGGGCAACCTTGGCGGACTACTTCGGGGTTCGCTGGATGCAGCTGCCGACCGAGGTCCTCCGGCGCGGAGAAGGGGTCGAGGACGCGCACTGGTTCGGCGGGGGAACGCTGAACTACGCCGAGCACGCGCTCGCGGCCACGCCGGGGCGGGGTGACGACGACGTCGCCGTCATCGTGGTGCAGGAGGACTGGCAGGACGACCCGGACGTGATCGTGCAGCTCACCCTCGGTCAGCTGCGCAGTCGGGTCGCGGGAGCCCAAGCGGGACTGCGACGGGCGGGCGTCGGGCCGGGGAGCCGGGTGGTCGCGCTGGTGCCGAACGGCATCCACGCACTGGTGGCCTTCCTGGCCACCGCCGCCTCCGGTGCCATCTGGTCGTCGTGCTCGCCGGACTTCGGTGCGTCGTCGGTGATTGACAGATTCACCCAGATCGAGCCGTCGGTGTTCATCGCCGTGGACGGGTACACCTACGGTGGCAAGCAGTTCCCGATCCTGGAAACTGTTGTGGCAGTGCGGGAAGCACTGACAGGCGTCAAACAGACCGTGGTGATCGACGTCCTCGGTGCCGGCGTGCCGGAGGGCGCGATCGGCTGGGAGTCCTTCGCTCGCGCCGACTCGGCACAGCCCCAGGTCGAGTTCGTCCCGATGTCGTTCGCGGCGCCGCTGTGGGTGCTCTACTCCTCGGGGACGACCGGGCTGCCGAAGCCGATCGTCCAGTCGGTCGGCGGGATCCTGTTGGAGCACCTCAAGATGCTGCGACTGCATGCCGATCTGGGCCCGGGGGATCGCTTCCTGTGGTTCACCACCACTGGTTGGATGATGTGGAACTACCTGGTCGGCGGGTTGCTGGTGTCGTCGACGATCGTGCTCTACGACGGTAATCCCGGGTATCCATCGCTGGAGAACCTCTGGCGGCTGGCCGCTGAGCTGCGGATCACCTACTTCGGCACGTCAGCACCGTTCATCCACGCCTGCCGCGCGCAGGAGCTGACCCCCGCTGCCGACCTGGATCTCTCTGCGCTGCAGACGATCGGCTCCACCGGGTCGCCACTGACGACGGCAGGATTCCGGTGGATCGTGGATGCCGTCGGTGAACACGTCCAGATCTCCTCGGTGTCCGGTGGGACCGATCTGTGCACCGCCGTCGTCGGGTCGGCGCCGACCGTGCCGGTGCGCATCGGGGAGATCTCCTGCCGAGCGCTGGGCGCGAAGGTCGAAGCGTACGACTCCGACGGTCGAGCTCTGATCGGTGAGGTGGGCGAGCTGGTGATCACCGAGCCGATGCCGTCGATGCCGGTCCACTTCTGGGGGGACGACGAAGGCGAGAAGCTGCACGAGGCCTACTTCGATGTCTACCCGGGTGTCTGGCGGCACGGCGACTGGATCAGGATCACCGACCGCGGATCGTGCGTCATCGAGGGTCGCTCGGATGCCACCTTGAATCGTGGCGGCGTGCGGATGGGCACCGCAGACTTCTACCGGCTGGTGGAGGACCAGCAGGGCGTCGTCGATTCGCTGGTGATCGACACCTCCGACGCCAGCGGTGAGGGCGACCTGTTGCTGTTCGTGGTGCTCGACGGCAGCGAAGAGCTCTCCAGGGTCGCCAGCCGGTTGCGCTCGACCGTCCGCAAAGAGCTCTCGCCGCGGCACGTGCCGACCGCGGTGATCGAGGTGCCGGC from Nakamurella sp. A5-74 harbors:
- a CDS encoding acetoacetate--CoA ligase, whose protein sequence is MTNAGASPSGVGRSEDPAHGSHDAGPAALPELLWSPDRDRIERAAISDFATFLGHRVGRRFADYPELWEYSTTDLEGFWATLADYFGVRWMQLPTEVLRRGEGVEDAHWFGGGTLNYAEHALAATPGRGDDDVAVIVVQEDWQDDPDVIVQLTLGQLRSRVAGAQAGLRRAGVGPGSRVVALVPNGIHALVAFLATAASGAIWSSCSPDFGASSVIDRFTQIEPSVFIAVDGYTYGGKQFPILETVVAVREALTGVKQTVVIDVLGAGVPEGAIGWESFARADSAQPQVEFVPMSFAAPLWVLYSSGTTGLPKPIVQSVGGILLEHLKMLRLHADLGPGDRFLWFTTTGWMMWNYLVGGLLVSSTIVLYDGNPGYPSLENLWRLAAELRITYFGTSAPFIHACRAQELTPAADLDLSALQTIGSTGSPLTTAGFRWIVDAVGEHVQISSVSGGTDLCTAVVGSAPTVPVRIGEISCRALGAKVEAYDSDGRALIGEVGELVITEPMPSMPVHFWGDDEGEKLHEAYFDVYPGVWRHGDWIRITDRGSCVIEGRSDATLNRGGVRMGTADFYRLVEDQQGVVDSLVIDTSDASGEGDLLLFVVLDGSEELSRVASRLRSTVRKELSPRHVPTAVIEVPAIPRTLNGKKCEVPVKRILAGAPVEQAISVDALADPAALEGFLAAAREGRVT